One Triticum dicoccoides isolate Atlit2015 ecotype Zavitan chromosome 3B, WEW_v2.0, whole genome shotgun sequence genomic window, GGGCGAAGCAACCTTGCTGATTCCTCAACTTGTTCTGGCAACTCGCAGCCTAAGCCTTAGGTCACTCCCTCCGAGATACATAGTACGGTTGACTGGTTGCGAACATTCATCTGAACGTAGACCGACTCGTGGTTCATTGAAAGTAGAAGGATCCCAGTAGCGGCCCACCACTGGCCTTGCCTTATCGACAACGTCACAGCGAGCACAGTTAATTTGACTGCGCGAAAGATTGGAGTGCAGTTTTGACAGAGCGATAACTAGTTCAGAACACCTTTTTTTTTCTGCGGGGAAGTTGAGAACACCTCCGTTCCCGCACTGGATTTGGGAGTGATCCGAAACAATGAAACGTGCAAAGAATATTCGCGCATCACTACACCGATGCAGATGCACCTGACCTTGCTAGTCATGCAGGATCACTTGAACGAGCGTCCCACCAAGAAAAGAGAGGTCGGAAATCCCATCTACCACGCACGCGCGGCAGGCACTAGAATTTGACCATGGGCAGCGGCTGAAAGCTCGTTGCGCCGTCCCCTGGGCGTTGACGGGGGCTCCGCACGAAGCACACGCCCCTCGCGACGCGCTGTCTCTCTCCCGCACGTTTCCCACGCAACCATCGCATCCAAACTCGGGGTGGCCATACAAATACGCCCCGCGCTCCCTTCGTCCGCAGGCTCATCAATCGATCACACGTCCAACTCCACGCAGCACAACGCCCGACCCTACGAACCCTCCCCTCCCGTGCTCGAAACGCTCGATCGGGCATTCTCCGAATGGACGCCACCGCCGCGAAGCAGCTCAGGCGGCTCCGCACGCTCGGGCGCGGCGCGTCCGGCGCCGTCGTCTGGCTCGCCTCCGACGACGCCTCCGGCGAGCTTCTCGCGGTCAAGTCGGCCGGCGCCGACGCGGCCGAGACGCTGCGACGCGAGGGCCGCGTCATGGCCGGGCTCTGCTCCCCGCACATCGTCCCCTGCCTCGGCTCCCGCGCCGCGCCCGGCGGCGAGTACCAGCTCTTCCTCGAGTTCGCGCCGCGCGGCTCGCTGGCCgacgaggccgccaggagcggcgggAGCCTCGCGGAGCGCGCCATCCAGGGGTACGCGGCGGACGTGGCCATGGGGCTTGCCTACCTCCACGGGAACTCGCTGGTGCACGGGGACGTCAAGGCGAGGAACGTCATGGTGGGCGCCGACGGCCGAGCCAAGCTCGCGGACTTCGGTTGCGCGAGGGCCGCGGATTCCGACCGGACAATCGGCGGCACTCCGGCCTTCATGGCGCCCGAGGTGGCGCGCGGGGAGGAGCAGGGCCTGGCGGCCGACGTGTGGGCGCTCGGCTGCACCGTCATCGAGATGGCCACCGGCCACGCCCCGTGGAGCGACATGGACGACGTCTTCGCGGCGGTCCACCGGATCGGATACACGGACGCCGTGCCCGAGCTGCCCGCGTCGCTGTCGCCGCAGGCCAAGGACTTCCTGCGCAAGTGCTTGGCAAGAAACCCCCGCCACCGATCCACCGCCGCGCAGCTCCTAGAGCACCCGTTCCTCGCGTCCGCCTTCCGCGACGTCGACGCGGAGCCGGCGAAGCAGGATTGGATGTCCCCCAAGAGCACACTCAACGCGGACTTCTGGGAGTCGGACGAGGAAAGCGAAACAGAGGACATGCTGACGAGCGCGGCCGAGAGGATCGGGTCGCTGGCGAGCCCTTGCTCGGCCTTGCCAGACTGGGACTCCGACGACGGCTGGATCGACGTGCACGGCGAACGCCCCGAAGCTTCAGAAACGACGTCGGCCACGGCGATCGCCGGCACACATTTCGGTCCTTGGAGCCGTGAAGAAGGATTGGAATCCGAGGTTGGTGTCCGTTTCGCTGATGCGGATGCCGGTAGGTGGTACGACCTTGTGCGGAATGTGGATGGGGCGCATTATTTCGGTGGGTACGAGAGAGATTTGAGTGTCAGTGTTGCTACTGATAGACCATTGTGCCTCATTGTTAGTCATAGACGCAAAATTGTAAAATTCGGTTGTCATTGCGACAGAGAAAGAACAATACATTTTGGTTTTGCACAAATTTCCTTCTGTCTTGAGCTTCCGTGGCGTGCTGTTTGCATCTTATCTTCCACTGAATGGGGGTATTAtcgttttttggcctttttttataacTGCTTGCTGCTTATAGCCTATTTAATTTGCAGAATTTCAAAAACATAGAGAAAAAAACACGAAAATAGGATAGGATTGCAGGTGTGATACAGAGGATTGTCAAAACAAAGGAATTTGCAGAATCACATGTTTAGGGGTGCAGAATTACATGTTTGATAGGTAGGAATATGAGAAACACAGGATACATGGTCAAACTAAGGTTAGACCATATGCAAAGATAAGGTGGAGTCGATATTTACGCTACTTAGGCATCTTCAATGGCAACCCGTAAAAAATTCCCACATCTATCCGCGAATAGGTGACCAGTTCATGGACACGAATATGTGAGGACATCATCCAACCGTAGATacatacattttcacaacaactcgaatcaaccggacaaaattcgtgcaaacacaaccggattcatataaacatgacgaatTTCATATAAAAATGCCGGATTTTCATATAAATGACGGATTTAGTACATTCATCAACTAAGTGACGCTTGTCCGGCTCTGGAGATATAATAATACCTAATATAAATGGCCGCCcgcagatccctttgtcttcctcaggtCGGCAGCCCGATCATCAGACTgggagccccagaggtatatgcttcagcacaaAGGACAGCTCGCTTCCCCACCGCTCATCAGAGTGGAACCCACCGCTGATGCTTCCGTGgaaggggaagggggcgcccccacttccgtggagcccatgtggGATCGTCGGAGGTCCTTGCAAGAGAAGAACCAGGCAAGATACCGGTTGTGTATGCCGGCATCGCCTcgccggtggccttcatgggacccaagcggcggcggccttccatgttctacttctccgcgATGATGGCGGCAGATGTGGAggtgctggtgtcggtgtcaaaaccggcggatctcgggtagggggtcccgaactgtgcgtctaggcggatggtaacaggagacaagggacacgatgttttttacccaggttcgggccctctcgatggaggtaaaactctactcctgcttgattgatattgatgatatgggtagtacaagagtggatctaccacgagatcaaggaggctaaaccctaaaagctagcctatggtatgattgttgttcgtcctatggactaaaatcctccggtttatatagacaccggagagggctagggttacacagagtcggttacaatggtaggagatctacatatccgtattgccaagcttgccttccacgccaaggaaagtcccatccggacacgggacgaagtcttcaatcttgtatcttcatagtcttggagtccggccaatgatgatagttcggctatccggacaccccctagtccaggactccctcagtagcccctgaaccaggcttcaatgacgacgagtccggcgcgcatattgtctttggcattgcaaggcgggttcctcctccgaataattcatagaagattgtgaacaccaggatagtgtccggctctgcaaaataaattttacataccaccgtagagagaataatattttcacaagttcaatctgttgacgtatttcgtggcgtgacgtcacatcacggtcaagcctttactcgaatcgtttttgtcataccaccccagcgcgtttagcaaagcggtttccttggcacgtcttatcaaagcagagatcgtgtccccttattccgggattctcatcaatacggatgtgggtaacccaaccgcgcctgttgccacgccccctccatcggaggcgagtcccaaacggtcacggagacggctcttggtattctacccctttataatgagaccaaggcctgttccttttcttcaatccttaatcgaatccgcccctcgccccgagttccaacacccaaggctccagattcgagcgcttcggaccttcgacaatgtccggctccgacctacaggccggtggatgccctcttccgtcacggaagaggacgtgctaaagctgagagacgtcaGGTATCTAACctgcgagatttcgcataggttgcccgcccaagggcaagtcattcccacccccgagcctggtgagagcgtggtgttcatgtctcacttccgtcggggtttaggcttcccgacggaccccttcgtgagggggctcatgttttattatgggctggaattccatgacttggctccggagtccatcctccacatctcatctttcattgttgtctaagaagccttcctccgcactacccctcacctcggattgtggctcaagaccttcaacgtggagccaaagatgatcgaggggcgacaggcagagtgcggaggggcagttataagcaagagggccgatgctccatggcccgagggctcatttcaagaggagattgatttgtggcaacaggagtggttctacatcaccgctcccaggggcaccaggcaagtggcgccacctgcctttcgcccgggccctccacggcggctggcatcatgggtcaacaaagggcttgactgggggtcaTCCAAGGACGTACcaatactgcagggccggattcgtgacctccaagagagggagatcaatctggtcgtagtggcgcaggttatgctgatccggcgccttctgccctgcaaacgtcgccctctccggctgtgggaattcaatccggagggaccgcgagctctccgccacttcatgggtgcgacgcccgtggagatgtataaactgttcttcgaatcacaagagatgtgtccggatttgaccgaggatgctggcctaagctgcaatcgcccggataatcAAGTAAGTAGTTCTCGTGCCCGGACGTGCTATCCGTATATTCATCATAATTCTTGCTCTTTAAAAAGTTGTCtcctgaacaggagtggatagcagaagcaaagctaataaggtgtccgacccccctccctgagaccacgccggatcctgtgttagccAAGATGCTGGAGGCTTTGCCTTTAGAAGAGGGAGAAGGGGGGAACAGGAAAGCTACCGCCTCTACTGAAGAGgctctcaagaaaggggggatcgagaatccctccctccagggggagaagaggaccgctttcgaagatccggaggccaaggcctcgaagcgggggaagaaatcttccccggagggtcctgcgccaggagaaaccccggccgcactatttccccaagggaatcggccctccagcgagccgtaagtagaaaagaggagttttgtaataagggacatccctgtctttatttctgaggataaccgaagttcttaccttgtagttcggatctcagcccttctcagcagagctcatcttcaggggatcttcgtccggagatgatggagagcgagacgcctccatctgccgcaccgtcaggcggggcggacgaccctgaggtgtcgtcgcggagggtctccccaagtccggcggggccggagagttcggcaccaactgttGTACGGCCGggagagctgaaggatctgctcgagagggcgtctatcccagaagatcaccgtacattaatgagtatggtgattgaaaggatttcatccactgagagcgggttgcatgaggccgtcagaagtttactgacggggtttgaggtacgtaaagatGACCATACTTTTTGACGGTTTTGCgcttagaatgcgccctgtatagatagtagcccctgagactcggtatgttgccgGAAACGAcagtgtgccgaggatcataatcttagtTATAAGGTGTCGCCCTTCCCGTAAAGGTGGCGgggcgttcggtggccagccggacttatgtagttgccgaactaaagcggcaacttgacgttgcggatgtggacatcgcgctggtcaataaacgatttGACGAGTCACAAAGTAGGTGGcttctccgcggtcacctggtaagggagctgatgcccacgccttacaatatgtattcttgatgcagatggcgccgctgctatggaggagcTTCGGGCAGAGCtcacccgagccaaggagcaagccagaaaaagtgatgcggctgcctcgaaggcggccgaagagctaaaagccgaaaaggctgctcactgccgaagcagggaggagatggccgaaatggccgtgaagctgaaggatgctaccgaccgctatgattttcttgaaagagaacgccgagcggagcaagaggacctgaaaaggccactgccgaagccaaagatgcccgctccgcgatgagggctataaaggaggagccgcgtcaggccggggatattgcggctggaaagccctttctgctgcgtaggaagttcacagaCCCGAAGTATGCTCGGTTGGTCCAGTTTTGGGgtgtggaggatgcttatctgaatttggcggcaagtgcggcggacgcagtcgtgcacttccgaagccaaaaggatcacgaaatggaagagcttttttggtctcaattccatgttccggagcgtccacttccgttaaccgatcggttggccgagtgggctcagctgaacaggttgtccggacttgccatgaaggatgtcgtggctcatttGTGGTCGgacaggcccgagccgaagagttattttggcttggtgcagcagttccttgatgcagtgccgcatatcaaggcgatgaagcagtcggcatgcatagagggtgcacggatggctctcgcccgtgtcaaaacatgatgggcaaagatggatgccaccactgttgcatccCGGGTTTCAGacagaagccgattacccgccgaacactattttgaggaagtcctgcagggcactcgtttaatagagtcgcagtgctcgaaaaacgttatgttcaaatgacatgtatgatttgtaaaaccatatttataatataagggatttttatacttgtgtgttcaagtattggaatgtctcctgtgcggctgttaatgtatatatatatgacctgaaagatggcagtcttcggctttagcccccacgcacatggtgcgggggtgtttgcaaaaaaacgcattttcacacttaatccaacgtcttggtcctgtgaaggaggtgatagcgtagcaaactaggcaaccagactataatgctttatcactttcacttagccataggagttcgatggtggggctactatatagcccctagaggcagcgCGCTCTctgaactcggggcgcgtgtgtgcctgaccgggaaacggtccttcgtcaaagcggaggaattctaaacattccggtagtcgatcgagtggttgaccagtctctcgctatatcatgacagtcagttttcggctttctctactgaggcgctcacccggccgaaccgggacacaatcgcagtagttctcctggtgccgcgttagccgatagagcggaacgtaaggcagcaaaaca contains:
- the LOC119279593 gene encoding mitogen-activated protein kinase kinase kinase 18-like; its protein translation is MDATAAKQLRRLRTLGRGASGAVVWLASDDASGELLAVKSAGADAAETLRREGRVMAGLCSPHIVPCLGSRAAPGGEYQLFLEFAPRGSLADEAARSGGSLAERAIQGYAADVAMGLAYLHGNSLVHGDVKARNVMVGADGRAKLADFGCARAADSDRTIGGTPAFMAPEVARGEEQGLAADVWALGCTVIEMATGHAPWSDMDDVFAAVHRIGYTDAVPELPASLSPQAKDFLRKCLARNPRHRSTAAQLLEHPFLASAFRDVDAEPAKQDWMSPKSTLNADFWESDEESETEDMLTSAAERIGSLASPCSALPDWDSDDGWIDVHGERPEASETTSATAIAGTHFGPWSREEGLESEVGVRFADADAGRWYDLVRNVDGAHYFGGYERDLSVSVATDRPLCLIVSHRRKIVKFGCHCDRERTIHFGFAQISFCLELPWRAVCILSSTEWGISKT